A region from the Chitinophagales bacterium genome encodes:
- a CDS encoding DUF1573 domain-containing protein, whose translation MKKVLLLMGLAVLTGSYGFAQSHDAHAGHDHAAPASATTAQQQAIVNADDKPATTLTVENMAFETEVHDFGTVPEGPAAEYEFTFKNTGKEPINLQTVNASCGCTTPIWSKEPVLPGKTGVVKASYNTDKRPGGFTKSITVVSNAGTKVLTIKGSVEAAPTGSAPAPAKSMISK comes from the coding sequence ATGAAAAAAGTATTACTATTAATGGGTCTGGCAGTGCTGACAGGAAGTTACGGTTTCGCACAATCGCACGATGCACATGCAGGCCACGACCATGCGGCTCCTGCATCGGCCACAACCGCGCAGCAACAGGCAATAGTGAATGCTGATGACAAGCCGGCTACTACTCTTACCGTTGAGAACATGGCATTTGAAACAGAAGTTCACGACTTCGGTACCGTTCCTGAAGGTCCGGCTGCTGAGTATGAATTCACTTTCAAGAATACAGGTAAAGAGCCTATCAACCTGCAGACCGTTAACGCGTCTTGCGGTTGTACTACGCCAATATGGTCTAAAGAGCCCGTACTGCCCGGCAAAACAGGTGTGGTAAAGGCCAGCTATAATACTGACAAACGCCCGGGTGGATTCACCAAATCTATCACGGTTGTATCTAACGCAGGTACCAAAGTACTGACCATCAAAGGTTCAGTTGAAGCAGCTCCGACAGGTTCTGCTCCCGCTCCTGCCAAATCAATGATCTCTAAATAA
- a CDS encoding DUF1573 domain-containing protein, protein MKQLVLAACVTVLSVFTAQAQENKNAPKFEFKETAHDFGTIPEGPEVTHYFDFKNTGKEPLIIQSVTASCGCTSPDWPKQPILPGKSSKIKVVYSTDHRVGPFSKDIFIKSNAVNPDDKEVYELHIKGTVTAKPATDETKG, encoded by the coding sequence ATGAAACAATTAGTATTAGCCGCCTGCGTTACCGTATTGAGCGTTTTCACTGCACAGGCGCAGGAGAATAAGAATGCTCCGAAATTCGAATTCAAAGAAACAGCTCATGACTTTGGTACTATACCCGAAGGCCCCGAGGTGACTCACTACTTCGATTTCAAAAATACAGGTAAAGAACCCCTGATCATCCAGAGCGTTACCGCATCTTGCGGTTGCACCAGCCCCGACTGGCCTAAGCAGCCCATCCTGCCCGGTAAATCATCCAAGATCAAAGTAGTTTACTCTACCGACCATCGTGTAGGTCCTTTCAGCAAAGACATCTTTATCAAGTCTAACGCTGTAAACCCTGACGATAAAGAGGTGTACGAGCTGCACATCAAAGGTACCGTTACCGCAAAACCGGCAACTGACGAAACAAAAGGATAA
- a CDS encoding Sua5/YciO/YrdC/YwlC family protein produces MADFEADVKQAVVTLNDGGVILYPTDTIWGLGCDAFNATAVDKVFALKNRPKEKSLIILLAEAKDILQYVAAPHPDIIDIVQSFERPTTVIYDHALGFPDNVVHENGSIGIRVTTDAFCKSLIKRLGRPIISTSANVSGAPSAAFYGQIDQHIISGADYVVQYRQDDTTPVQASRIVKINDDGSLDIIRA; encoded by the coding sequence ATGGCAGATTTCGAAGCAGACGTAAAGCAGGCGGTAGTCACACTCAACGACGGCGGTGTTATTCTTTACCCCACAGACACCATATGGGGCCTCGGTTGCGATGCTTTTAACGCAACTGCGGTAGACAAAGTCTTCGCACTGAAGAACCGCCCGAAGGAGAAAAGCCTCATCATTCTGCTGGCCGAAGCAAAGGATATCCTGCAATATGTGGCCGCTCCGCATCCTGATATTATAGATATAGTTCAATCATTTGAACGCCCTACTACGGTGATATACGACCATGCGCTGGGCTTTCCCGACAACGTAGTGCACGAGAATGGCAGCATCGGCATACGCGTCACCACCGACGCTTTTTGCAAATCGCTGATAAAGCGGCTGGGCAGGCCCATCATCTCTACATCGGCCAACGTAAGTGGTGCACCTTCAGCGGCTTTCTACGGGCAAATAGACCAACACATCATCTCCGGCGCCGATTATGTGGTGCAATACAGGCAGGACGACACCACGCCTGTACAGGCTTCGCGCATTGTCAAGATCAACGACGACGGCAGTCTTGACATAATCAGGGCGTAA